Proteins from a single region of Rhipicephalus sanguineus isolate Rsan-2018 chromosome 5, BIME_Rsan_1.4, whole genome shotgun sequence:
- the LOC119394586 gene encoding cholinesterase-like yields MVLSDDPIVVKTTEGSVRGRRENVLGRDIEIFLGIPYAAPPVGELRFLKPVPASPWENVYDATTVKDSSSETTKLPVLVWFHGGFFKTGSSFETSYNAAPLAALNDVVVVSCNFRLGMFGFFDANNKGAPGNVGLWDQAMVMKWVQRNVRAFGGDPELVTLFGESSGSMAIHLHLMSAFSAGLFRRAFFISGTESTDADVDSVDESIRTGNAIVEALGCANPLQNLTSHPDEVLQCLRNSSASNIAEATENVTSPSRLAFLPTFNTELVPYLPSVATEKGLFRVADAMVSVVKNEGAVTFVMQSNKDLLLDNLSGYDWEEFVQDVEALLGEFVKKSIFPIALDYLENAQAKEKSAYRQAAADFVGKNHLYCPSRVFSENYSARNGKIYGMVFAHRSRKSKLPKWTEVTHRTEIPYFFGIPFLDSVNYDEEDRQVSAEAMRMLTSFARDG; encoded by the exons ATGG TACTGTCAGATGACCCTATTGTCGTCAAGACCACGGAAGGAAGCGTGCGCGGCCGACGTGAAAATGTTTTAGGCAGAGACATAGAAATATTCCTCGGAATTCCGTACGCCGCGCCGCCCGTCGGAGAACTTCGGTTCCTCAAGCCTGTGCCGGCATCCCCGTGGGAAAATGTTTACGACGCAACGACCGTCAAAGATTCCT CGTCAGAGACGACGAAACTGCCGGTCCTAGTGTGGTTTCACGGCGGATTTTTCAAAACTGGATCGTCATTCGAGACCTCATACAACGCTGCACCCTTGGCCGCACTCAACGATGTAGTCGTCGTGTCCTGTAATTTTCGCTTGGGAATGTTTGGGTTTTTCGACGCAAACAACAAAGGGGCGCCCGGAAACGTTGGCCTCTGGGATCAGGCGATGGTGATGAAATGGGTTCAGCGAAACGTCAGAGCCTTTGGCGGAGATCCCGAACTCGTTACGTTGTTCGGTGAGAGCTCCGGGTCAATGGCTATTCACTTACATCTCATGTCAGCCTTTAGCGCCGGCCTCTTTCGTCGCGCGTTCTTTATAAGCGGTACTGAGAGCACCGACGCGGACGTCGACTCGGTTGACGAAAGCATCCGAACTGGCAATGCCATCGTCGAAGCGCTCGGATGTGCGAATCCTTTGCAGAACCTGACTTCGCATCCGGATGAAGTGCTGCAGTGCCTACGCAATTCGTCAGCCAGCAACATCGCTGAAGCCACGGAAAATGTCACGTCGCCGAGTAGGTTAGCATTTCTACCAACGTTCAATACAGAACTTGTCCCGTACTTGCCTTCGGTTGCTACTGAAAAGGGGCTCTTTCGTGTCGCCGATGCGATGGTTTCTGTAGTCAAGAATGAGGGCGCAGTTACCTTCGTCATGCAATCCAACAAGGACCTCCTTCTAGACAACCTGTCGGGTTACGACTGGGAGGAATTCGTACAAGACGTCGAAGCTTTACTAGGGGAATTTGTCAAAAAAAGTATTTTTCCCATAGCCCTCGACTACTTGGAGAATGCCCAGGCGAAAGAGAAGTCAGCGTACAGACAGGCAGCAGCAGACTTCGTGGGAAAGAATCACTTGTACTGTCCCAGCAGGGTGTTTAGTGAGAATTACTCGGCTAGAAATGGTAAAATTTACGGCATGGTATTCGCACATCGATCTCGTAAGTCTAAACTCCCAAAGTGGACTGAAGTGACACACAGGACAGAGATTCCATACTTCTTCGGAATACCCTTCTTGGACTCTGTTAACTACGATGAAGAAGACCGACAGGTTAGCGCAGAGGCCATGAGGATGCTGACTTCATTTGCTCGAGATGGGTAA